In Sulfitobacter sp. OXR-159, one DNA window encodes the following:
- a CDS encoding type II toxin-antitoxin system death-on-curing family toxin, which translates to MTYVLLSPDLVVRIHDSALNPGELAGMALDKSLEGALARVDNRLVYGMIEDVFDLAAAYCVAVATGHVFNDTNKQTAHLVLDICLDLNGVQLDHDTVEAGDLIREVAQRRIDEDTLADWLRAKAT; encoded by the coding sequence ATGACCTATGTGCTGCTTTCACCTGACCTCGTCGTCAGGATCCACGATTCCGCGTTAAACCCCGGTGAGTTGGCCGGCATGGCCTTAGACAAATCGCTCGAAGGAGCGCTGGCACGGGTCGACAACCGACTGGTCTACGGCATGATCGAAGATGTCTTTGACCTCGCTGCGGCTTATTGCGTGGCGGTTGCCACTGGGCATGTCTTTAACGACACGAACAAGCAAACCGCGCATCTCGTTCTCGATATCTGTCTTGATCTCAATGGGGTGCAACTTGACCACGACACCGTCGAAGCCGGCGACCTGATCCGCGAAGTCGCTCAACGGCGCATCGACGAAGACACCCTCGCCGATTGGCTACGCGCCAAGGCCACCTGA
- a CDS encoding alpha/beta hydrolase: MEPTRTETRRVNGQEIFIRHWGDENLPPLLMLHGFPEYGGAWRDLAPLLCQHFHCIAPDQRGYGQSSAPEGIEPYAMAHLMADMAALIGDRPVTVLAHDWGASVGYALAMFRPELVARLIILNGVHPVPFQRAMAAGGAQSRASQYINALRAEGSAVRLAKDDFAGLLKLFSAYMDLSWLTAERLEDYRAEWGRPGRLRAMINWYRASPLQVAPPGKPLRDLPEFPVERLRVNCPHLLIWGAEDTALLPEATAGLETFAPDLTRVEIEGADHWLHHQKPSVVAQAILNWCGARPL; this comes from the coding sequence ATGGAACCAACACGGACCGAAACCCGCCGCGTGAACGGTCAGGAGATTTTCATACGCCATTGGGGCGATGAGAACCTGCCGCCGCTGCTCATGCTCCATGGCTTTCCCGAATATGGCGGCGCATGGCGCGATCTGGCCCCGCTGCTTTGCCAGCACTTCCATTGCATCGCCCCCGACCAGCGCGGCTATGGCCAAAGCAGCGCGCCCGAAGGGATCGAACCCTACGCGATGGCGCATCTTATGGCCGATATGGCCGCGTTGATCGGGGACAGGCCGGTGACGGTTTTGGCGCATGACTGGGGCGCTTCGGTGGGCTACGCACTGGCGATGTTCCGGCCCGAGTTGGTGGCCCGGCTGATCATTCTCAACGGCGTGCATCCCGTGCCTTTTCAGCGTGCCATGGCCGCAGGCGGTGCACAGTCGCGCGCCTCGCAATATATTAACGCGCTGCGCGCCGAAGGCAGCGCGGTGAGGCTGGCCAAAGACGACTTCGCCGGGCTGCTAAAGCTCTTTTCGGCGTATATGGACCTGAGTTGGCTGACGGCAGAGCGGCTTGAGGATTACCGCGCGGAATGGGGGCGTCCGGGGCGGCTGAGGGCGATGATCAACTGGTATCGCGCCTCCCCCCTGCAGGTCGCGCCCCCCGGCAAGCCCCTGCGCGACCTGCCAGAATTCCCGGTTGAACGTTTGCGCGTGAACTGCCCGCATCTCCTGATCTGGGGGGCCGAGGATACCGCCCTTTTGCCCGAAGCCACCGCGGGGCTGGAAACCTTTGCGCCAGACCTTACCCGGGTTGAGATAGAAGGCGCGGACCACTGGTTGCACCACCAAAAACCGTCGGTTGTAGCACAGGCAATCCTTAATTGGTGCGGGGCGCGGCCCTTGTAA